One genomic window of Chitinophagaceae bacterium includes the following:
- a CDS encoding response regulator transcription factor: MNIAIIEDEALAARRLKDILMEIDPAFKVMAILDSVRKSIAWLNDHPAPDLLLMDIELGDGKSFDIFEKASVSCPVIFITAYDEYAIRAFKVNSIDYLLKPVKQQELQRSIEKLKQVKKLYSQKQQEGLIQSLLLELQKQNTLRERFLIKQGDRLIPVEVSEVAYFFTRKKNNFIKTFDNREYIIDQTLDEIEISLDAKKFIRANRQFIVTLNAIVKVHLWFGSKLKLDLKPDSEEDVIVSREKATAFRQWLGEQ, from the coding sequence ATGAATATTGCCATCATAGAAGATGAAGCCCTGGCGGCAAGAAGGTTGAAAGATATCTTGATGGAAATCGATCCTGCTTTTAAAGTGATGGCGATATTGGATTCGGTGAGGAAAAGCATTGCATGGCTAAACGATCATCCTGCTCCAGATTTGTTGTTGATGGACATAGAGCTGGGAGATGGGAAAAGCTTTGACATTTTTGAGAAAGCATCTGTAAGCTGTCCGGTTATATTTATTACAGCGTATGATGAATATGCAATCAGGGCCTTTAAAGTAAACAGCATCGATTATTTATTGAAGCCTGTAAAGCAACAAGAGTTGCAGCGAAGCATAGAGAAGTTGAAACAGGTAAAGAAACTGTATTCTCAAAAACAACAGGAGGGTTTGATTCAATCTCTGCTGCTGGAACTTCAGAAACAAAATACCTTGCGCGAACGCTTCCTTATAAAACAAGGTGACCGTTTGATACCTGTAGAAGTATCCGAAGTGGCTTACTTCTTCACCAGGAAAAAAAACAACTTCATCAAAACATTTGATAACCGTGAGTACATCATTGATCAGACGCTGGATGAAATTGAAATATCTCTTGATGCGAAGAAATTCATAAGAGCGAACCGGCAGTTTATTGTTACACTGAACGCTATTGTAAAGGTGCACTTGTGGTTCGGATCAAAGCTCAAGTTGGATTTGAAACCGGATTCTGAAGAGGATGTTATTGTGAGCAGGGAAAAGGCGACGGCGTTTCGACAATGGTTGGGGGAGCAATAG
- the cls gene encoding cardiolipin synthase: protein MTPYPYVNLLLFIAFILITIRVAVKVILDTQNSTKTLAYLLIIFFLPFIGIIIYFTFGMNYRKNKLYKKKLFKNKELRDRLRQWAYTETSENQELYATTIGNKQGLVSLLLKDSFSPLSNTNSVELLINGEQKFPVVLNALEQAEQYIHIEYYIYDDDEIGNLIKDLLIRKAKAGVTVRLIYDDFGSHGIKKKIVKELRDGGVDARPFYEIKFFFLANRYNYRDHRKTIIVDGKVGFIGGINISDKYINDRPKPLFWRDTHLKISGECIYSLQYLFISNWNFCCDNELDLVPEFFPPVRNQQNKLVQIVGSGPDSDRASIMLSFFTAIATAQTELFITSPYFVPNESILDAIKKAALSGVDVRILVPGISDSRFVNFASRAYYGELLMAGVRIFLYKKGFIHAKTIAADDNLSIVGTANMDLRSFDLNFEAVAVIYDQQINKQLKASFHNDVKDSEEILVDEWMKRSKWIVLTEAIAKLVSPIL, encoded by the coding sequence ATGACTCCATACCCTTATGTAAATTTATTATTATTCATTGCTTTCATTCTTATCACTATCCGTGTAGCAGTAAAAGTGATTCTTGACACGCAAAATTCCACCAAAACATTAGCCTACCTGCTGATAATATTTTTCCTGCCCTTCATAGGAATCATCATCTATTTCACTTTTGGAATGAATTACAGAAAGAACAAGCTGTATAAGAAAAAACTATTCAAGAATAAAGAATTACGGGACCGGTTAAGACAATGGGCATATACGGAAACAAGTGAAAACCAGGAGCTATATGCAACTACCATTGGCAACAAACAGGGACTTGTATCGCTGTTGTTAAAAGATTCGTTTTCACCATTGAGCAACACAAATTCAGTAGAGCTGCTGATCAACGGCGAACAAAAATTTCCCGTGGTGCTGAACGCACTCGAGCAGGCTGAGCAGTACATCCACATTGAGTATTACATTTACGATGATGATGAAATTGGCAACCTGATTAAAGATCTGTTGATACGGAAAGCAAAGGCAGGTGTCACTGTCCGATTGATCTATGATGACTTTGGCAGTCATGGCATCAAGAAAAAAATTGTTAAAGAGCTGCGTGATGGAGGTGTTGATGCGAGGCCATTTTATGAAATTAAATTCTTCTTTCTTGCTAACCGTTACAACTACCGCGACCACCGGAAGACTATTATCGTGGATGGAAAAGTGGGATTTATTGGTGGCATCAACATTTCCGATAAATACATTAATGACAGACCCAAACCCTTATTCTGGAGAGATACGCACCTGAAAATAAGCGGCGAATGCATTTATTCACTGCAATATCTTTTCATTTCGAACTGGAATTTCTGTTGCGACAATGAGCTCGACCTGGTGCCGGAATTTTTCCCACCTGTTAGAAATCAACAAAACAAATTAGTACAGATTGTGGGAAGTGGTCCGGATTCTGATCGTGCTTCTATCATGCTTTCATTTTTTACAGCCATTGCAACAGCTCAGACAGAACTCTTCATCACATCACCCTATTTTGTTCCGAACGAAAGCATTCTGGATGCGATTAAAAAAGCTGCATTAAGTGGCGTTGATGTAAGAATACTGGTTCCCGGAATTTCTGATTCGAGGTTCGTAAATTTTGCATCAAGAGCTTACTATGGGGAATTACTGATGGCAGGCGTCCGTATCTTCCTGTATAAAAAGGGATTCATTCATGCCAAGACTATTGCCGCCGACGACAATCTTTCCATTGTGGGAACCGCTAATATGGATCTCCGCAGTTTCGATCTTAACTTTGAAGCAGTAGCGGTGATTTACGACCAGCAAATCAATAAACAGCTAAAGGCATCTTTTCATAATGATGTGAAAGACAGCGAGGAAATTTTAGTTGACGAATGGATGAAAAGAAGCAAATGGATCGTATTGACAGAAGCCATTGCAAAATTAGTGTCACCGATATTGTAG